The Alphaproteobacteria bacterium genome segment CGGGAGGACGACATCGTACAGATGCTCGAAGGTGCCGGGCTCGAGCGTTCCGGCCAGGTCACGTTGACCGACGGCCGGACCGGCGATGTATTCGAGCGCAAGGTGACGGTCGGCTACATCTACATGCTCAAGCTGCACCATCTGGTCGATGACAAGATCCATGCCCGTTCGATCGGCCCTTACAGCCTCGTCACGCAGCAGCCGCTGGGCGGCAAGGCCCAGTTCGGTGGCCAGCGCTTCGGCGAAATGGAGGTGTGGGCGCTCGAGGCTTATGGGTCGGCCTATACGCTCCAGGAAATGCTCACGGTCAAATCGGACGACGTTGCGGGTCGTACCCGCGTTTACGAGGCGATCGTCAAGGGCGACGACAATTTCGAAGCTGGCATTCCGGAGTCGTTCAACGTCCTCGTGAAAGAACTTCGCTCGCTCGGCCTCAATGTCGAGCTGGCGCAATCGGGATTTTGAGCGTGAACCTTCCGATGGGTAGTGTGTCACTGGGTGCACGCGGCATGAACGCGAATCAAGCTTCGGCGGGTACGGCCTTCGCGCCGTCCCGGCCGTGCAGAGCGGGAGAGTTGGCATGAATGAGTTGATGAAGATTTTCGGCCAGGTCACCAGTCCGCAGAATTTCGACCAGATCAAGATATCGATTGCGAGCCCGGAGCGGATTCGCTCCTGGTCCTATGGCGAAATCAAGAAGCCGGAAACCATCAACTACCGGACCTTCAAGCCCGAAAGGGACGGCCTGTTTTGCGCCCGCATCTTTGGTCCGATCAAGGACTACGAGTGCTTGTGCGGTAAGTACAAGCGCATGAAGTATCGCGGCATCATTTGCGAAAAATGCGGCGTCGAGGTGACCCTTTCCAAGGTTCGCCGAGAGCGCATGGGGCACATCGAGCTCGCTTCGCCCGTGGCGCACATCTGGTTCCTGAAGTCGTTGCCGAGTCGTATTGGCTTGTTGGTCGACATGACGCTTCGCGATCTCGAAAAGATCCTTTATTTCGAGAGCCACGTGGTGGTGGAGCCGGGTCTCACTGCGCTCAAGCGCCATCAGCTTCTGACCGAGGACCAGTACCAGAATGCAATCGACGAGTTTGGCGAGCAGTCTTTCGAGTGCATGATCGGTGCTGAGGCGCTGAAGGAGATCTTGTCGCGCATTGACCTCGAGAAAGAGAAGGAGTTCCTGCGCCAGGAGCTCAAGGACACGAATTCGGAAGCGAAGCGCAAGAAGTACGTAAAGCGCTTGAAGCTCGTCGAGGCCTTCGTCGACTCGGGCAGCCGACCCGAGTGGATGGTCCTCGATGTCATTCCGGTGATCCCGCCCGAGTTGCGTCCGCTGGTGCCGCTTGACGGCGGCCGATTCGCGACGTCGGATTTGAACGATCTCTACCGCCGCGTGATCAACCGCAACAACCGCTTGAAACGCCTGATCGAGCTGCGCGCACCCGAAATCATCGTGCGCAACGAAAAGCGCATGCTGCAGGAAGCGGTCGACGCCCTCTTCGACAATGGCCGTCGCGGCCGCGTCATCACGGGTGCGAACAAGCGACCGCTCAAGTCGCTTTCCGACATGCTAAAAGGCAAGCAAGGCCGATTCCGGCAGAACCTGCTCGGCAAGCGCGTCGATTATTCGGGTCGCTCGGTGATTGTCGTCGGTCCGGAACTCAAGCTTCACCAATGTGGCTTGCCGAAGAAGATGGCGCTCGAACTCTTCAAGCCGTTCATCTATTCAAAACTGGAGCTCTACGGTCATGCCTCGACCATCAAGGCTGCGAAACGAATGGTCGAGAAAGAGCGCCCCGAGGTGTGGGATATCCTCGAGCAGGTGATCCGCGAGCACCCGGTGCTGCTCAACCGTGCGCCGACGTTGCACCGTCTCGGCATCCAAGCGTTCGAGCCCGTGTTGATCGAGGGCAAGGCGATCCAGCTCCACCCGCTTGTCTGCACGGCGTTCAACGCGGATTTCGACGGCGACCAGATGGCCGTGCATGTCCCGCTTTCCCTTGAGGCGCAGCTTGAGGCGCGTGTGCTGATGATGTCGACGAACAACATTCTTTCGCCAGCCAACGGCAAGCCAATCATCGTACCGTCGCAAGATATCGTGCTAGGCCTCTATTACATCACCATGGAGCGCGATGGCGAACGCGGCGAGGGCATGAACTTCGCGGGCCTCGGGGAAATACAACAGGCACTCGACGCCAATGCGATCTCGGTTCACGCCAAAGTCACGTGCCGCTATAGGGGCGTCGACGCCAACGGCGAGCTCACCATCACCCGGGTGAAGACCACGCCGGGCCGCATGATTCTCTCGGAAATCCTGCCGCGCCATCCGGCCGTGCCGTTCGATCTCGTCAATCGAATCCTCACGAAAAAAGAGATTTCGAACGTTATCGATGCCGTCTACCGCCATTGCGGCCAGAAGGAGACGGTCATCTTCGCCGACCGCCTGATGACGCTCGGCTACTACTACGCAACGCGGGCTGGAATCTCCTTCGGCAAGGACGACCTGATTATTCCCATCGCCAAGGGGCGCCTCGTCAGCGAGACTCAGACGCGAGTCAAGGAATTCGAGCAACAGTACCAGGACGGCCTGATCACCCAAGGCGAGAAGTATAACAAGGTGGTCGATGCTTGGTCGCGCTGCACCGACCTTGTTGCGGACGAGATGATGCGTGAGATGCAAACCTTGAAGCCGGGAGCGCCCATCAACGCGGTCTGGATGATGGCGCACTCGGGTGCGCGCGGCTCGGCGGCGCAGATCAAGCAGCTCGCCGGCATGCGCGGCCTCATGGCGAAGCCCTCGGGCGAGATCATCGAGACGCCGATCATCTCGAATTTCAAGGAAGGCCTCACCGTGCTCGAATACTTCAATTCGACGCATGGTGCGCGCAAGGGCTTGGCCGATACCGCGCTCAAGACGGCCAACTCCGGCTACCTCACGCGCCGGCTGGTCGACGTGGCGCAGGACGCGATCATTACGGAGAGCGATTGCGGCACCGACGGCGGGCTGACCGTCAAGGCGGTGGTCGAGGGCGGCGAAGTCATCTCCCCGCTCTCCGAGCGTATTCTCGGCCGAGTTGCGGCGGAGGATGTGACGGATCCACTCACCGGCAAGGTGCTTGTCGCCAATAGCGAGATGATCGAGGAGCGGGAAGTCGACATCATCGAGAAGGCCGGGCTCCAGTCGGTCCGCATTCGCTCGGTATTGACCTGTCGGGCGAAGGACGGGGTGTGCGCCAAGTGCTACGGTCGCGATCTCGCGCGCGGCACGATGGTCAATACCGGGGAAGCGGTCGGGGTCATCGCGGCCCAATCGATCGGCGAACCGGGGACCCAGCTCACCATGCGCACCTTCCACATAGGCGGCGCCGTCCAGCACGGCGGGGAGCAGTCGAGTGTCGAGGCGAGCTATGACGGCACGATCTCGATCAAGAACCGCCAAGTCGTCAAGAACAGCGAAGGCCGGTTTATCGTCATGAGCCGCAATACGGAAATCGTGCTGAACGATCCTTCGGGCCGCGAGCGCGCCCGGCACCGAGTCCCATATGGCGCCAAACTCTTTGTCGACGATGGCGAAAAGGTTGCGAAGGGTACCAAGCTGGTCGAGTGGGACCCATACACCATTCCAATCATCACCGAGAAGGAAGGTATTGCGCACTACATCGATCTCGTCGAAGGGATTTCGATCCGCGAGGTAATGGACGAGGCGACGGGAATATCGAACAAGGTGGTTGTCGATTGGAAACAACAGCCGCGTGGGTCGGATCTACGGCCACGTATCACTTTGCGCGACGGCAAGGGCAACACCATCAAGCTCCCGAACGGCATGGAGGCTCGCTACTTTCTTTCGGTCGATGCCGTGCTCTCGGTCGAGAACGCGGCGAAGGTCCGTGCCGGCGACGTGCTCGCCCGTATCCCGCGTGAATCCTCGAAGACTCGTGACATCACGGGCGGCCTGCCCCGGGTGGCCGAGCTTTTCGAGGCGCGCAAGCCCAAGGATTTCGCGATCATAAGCGAGGCCGCGGGCCGCGTCGAATTCGGCAAAGATTACAAGGCAAAACGCCGCATCGTCGTAACGCCGGAGGCGGACGGCGGCGAGTCCGTCGAATACTTGATCCCCAAAGGCAAGCATATCTCCGTGCAGGAGGGCGACTTCGTCCAGCGCGGCGATCTGCTGATGGACGGCAACCCGGTGCCGCACGACATCCTGCGCATTTTGGGCGTGGAGGCGCTGGCGTCCTACTTGATCAACGAGATCCAGGAGGTCTATCGGCTTCAGGGCGTGAAGATCAATGATAAGCATATCGAGGTGATCGTTCGCCAGATGCTCCAAAAGGTCGAGATCGAGGATCCGGGCGATACCACGTTCCTGGTCGGCGAACAGGTGGACCGCAGCGAGTTCGATGAGGTGAACAACAAAACACTTCAAGAGAACAGCCGGCCGGCCACGTGCAAGCCGGTCCTTCAGGGAATCACGAAGGCAAGCCTTCAGACCCGCTCCTTCATCTCGGCCGCCTCCTTCCAGGAGACGACCCGTGTCCTTACCGAAGCGGCGGTTTCCGGAAAGATGGACGGCCTGGCGGGACTCAAGGAGAATGTCATCGTCGGCCGCCTCATACCGGCGGGGACGGGTGCTGTCGTCGGCCGTCTGCGCCAGGTCGCAGCAGAGCGCGATCGTGCTCATGCGGCACTTCAGGCCAAGGTTCAAGAGGGCGTTCCGTTCGCCGGCGAGGTGCCGTCGAACGTCGCCTGAGTATTTTGCGCGGGCAAGACAGCACGTGGATTGCTTTATCCGCGTGTTGTCGGTCGCGGGGAAAAGACCGGGGGCCGGCGATTGTGATGCTTGACGTCGGGGGCGGCGAGCCTTAGTATCCGCGCGCCTTTGAGAGGGGGTTGGCGGTAGGCCGCTCGGCCTAGACGGAACTCCCGGGTGTCCAAGCCCGAACAAAATTCGATTTACGCCTTTCGCGGGTTGGCGAAGAGAACCCGTGCGGAGCGAGGCGCGCGCCATCGCTCGCGTTTTGTTGTCGCTTGGTATGTCGCGCCGTTCAGCAACGGCATGATGTGGAAGGGTGCGAGGATTATGCCCACGATCAACCAACTTGTTCGCAACCCGCGCCGCCCAACGCGGGCAAAGAACAAGGTGCCGGCTTTGCAGCAATGCCCCCAAAAGCGCGGGGTATGCACGCGTGTCTACACGACGACGCCGAAGAAGCCGAACTCCGCACTTCGCAAGGTGGCCAAGGTGCGTCTGACCAACGGCTACGAGGTCGTGAGCTATATCCCGGGCGAGGGCCATAATCTGCAGGAACATTCAGTCGTGATGATCCGGGGCGGCCGAGTGAAGGACCTTCCCGGTGTGCGCTACCACATCATCCGCGGCACGCTCGACACGCAGGGCGTGAGCGATCGTCGTCAGCGTCGGTCGAAATACGGGGCGAAGCGTCCCAAGTGATCACGGAGTAGCGAGAGATGTCGCGTCGTCGTCGCGCCGAAAAGCGGGAAGTGCTGCCGGACCCCAAGTTCGGGGATCTGGTGCTGAGCAAGTTCATGAACAGCTTGATGTATCAGGGCAAGAAATCCGTCGCGGAGGGGGTCGTCTACTCGGCCCTCGAAACAATTCAGAAGAAAACCGGTCAAGACCCGGTCAAGGTGTTTCGCGACGCCCTTGAGAACGTTCGCCCGGCGATCGAGGTCCGCTCGCGCCGCGTCGGCGGTGCGACCTACCAGGTACCGGTCGAGGTCCGTGCCGACCGCAGCCAAGCGCTCGCCATCCGCTGGCTCATCGGTGCGGCGCGGTCGCGCTCCGAATATACGATGATCGAGCGCCTTTCGAACGAACTGCTCGACGCTGCGAACAATCGGGGCTCTGCCGTCAAGAAGCGTGAAGATACGCATCGAATGG includes the following:
- the rpsL gene encoding 30S ribosomal protein S12, which translates into the protein MPTINQLVRNPRRPTRAKNKVPALQQCPQKRGVCTRVYTTTPKKPNSALRKVAKVRLTNGYEVVSYIPGEGHNLQEHSVVMIRGGRVKDLPGVRYHIIRGTLDTQGVSDRRQRRSKYGAKRPK
- the rpsG gene encoding 30S ribosomal protein S7, with the translated sequence MSRRRRAEKREVLPDPKFGDLVLSKFMNSLMYQGKKSVAEGVVYSALETIQKKTGQDPVKVFRDALENVRPAIEVRSRRVGGATYQVPVEVRADRSQALAIRWLIGAARSRSEYTMIERLSNELLDAANNRGSAVKKREDTHRMADANRAFSHYRW